The proteins below are encoded in one region of Nocardioides marmorisolisilvae:
- a CDS encoding SDR family NAD(P)-dependent oxidoreductase, with translation MPGLWYWFSPENGLFTDGRQSMRVRGCVALVTGASSGIGTAVAERLAERGATVLVHGRDPARTGDVARRTHGEALLADLALPGAAEQLAADALAVHGRVDLLVASAGAGRSTPFDTMTDDDVSGLVALDLVAPMQLTRALLPGMLGRGSGHLQLIGSVAGRTAVAGEAVYAATKAGLDVFAQSLRMEMDGSGVGVSVVLPGVVDTPFFERRGRANDRSRPRPVSAEAVAARAVRAVEQDDAETWVPGWLRVASVVRALAPATYHRLALRYGEQVRATSYGAGS, from the coding sequence ATGCCCGGGTTGTGGTACTGGTTCTCCCCGGAGAACGGTCTGTTCACCGACGGGAGGCAGTCGATGCGGGTGCGCGGCTGTGTCGCCCTGGTCACCGGGGCCTCTTCGGGGATCGGTACGGCGGTCGCCGAGCGGCTGGCCGAGCGCGGGGCGACCGTGCTCGTGCATGGCAGGGACCCGGCCCGCACCGGCGACGTGGCTCGTCGTACCCACGGGGAGGCGCTGCTCGCGGACCTGGCGCTGCCGGGCGCCGCCGAGCAGCTCGCTGCCGACGCGCTCGCCGTCCACGGCCGGGTCGACCTGCTGGTCGCGAGCGCCGGGGCGGGCCGGTCCACGCCCTTCGACACGATGACCGACGACGACGTCTCCGGTCTGGTCGCCCTCGACCTGGTGGCGCCGATGCAGTTGACCCGAGCGCTGCTGCCGGGAATGCTCGGACGCGGATCGGGGCACCTACAGCTCATCGGCTCGGTGGCCGGCCGCACCGCGGTCGCCGGCGAGGCGGTCTATGCCGCGACGAAGGCGGGGCTGGATGTGTTCGCGCAAAGTCTGCGGATGGAGATGGACGGCAGCGGCGTCGGTGTCTCGGTGGTGCTGCCGGGTGTCGTGGACACCCCGTTCTTCGAGCGCCGCGGCCGGGCCAACGACCGATCCCGGCCGCGTCCGGTGAGCGCCGAGGCGGTTGCCGCTCGGGCCGTGCGTGCCGTCGAGCAGGACGATGCCGAGACCTGGGTGCCCGGCTGGCTGCGGGTCGCGTCCGTGGTGCGCGCTCTGGCCCCGGCGACGTACCACCGGCTCGCGCTGCGGTACGGCGAGCAGGTGCGCGCCACCTCGTACGGGGCGGGGTCGTGA
- a CDS encoding ATP-dependent helicase, translating to MDDALARFGAPTRAWFEAAFARPTSAQAGAWSTIAAGRHALVVAPTGSGKTLSAFLWSLDRLFHEQVPDERSRRCRVLYVSPLKALAVDVERNLRAPLTGIRHTAARLGLELPEVTVGVRSGDTTPTERRRLQTRPPDILITTPESLFLMLTSAARESLRGVETVILDEVHAVAGSKRGAHLAVSLERLDALLDRPAQRIGLSATVRPVEAVARFLGGTAPVEAVAPPAEKRWDLSVVVPVEDMTELDAAPDGSDSERAGSIWPHVEERVVDLIEQHRSTIVFANSRRLAERLTARLNEVHAERLGEPTELIGSPGPPAQVMAQSGTSQGAAGVLARAHHGSVSKEQRAVIEDDLKRGRLPCVVATSSLELGIDMGAVDLVVQIESPPSVASALQRVGRAGHQVGETSRGVLFPKHRGDLVPTAVTVERMRTGAIEALRVPANPLDVLAQQVVAATAMDTWAADDLFAVLRRSAPFATLPRSAFDATLDLLAGRYPSDEFAELRPRIVWDRVTGALSARPGAQRLAVTSGGTIPDRGLFGVFLVGSDSTGPGPGRRVGELDEEMVYESRVGDVFTLGTTSWRIEDITHDRVMVSPAPGQPGRLPFWTGDSLGRPAELGEAIGAFVREVAAMDRPAAVARARSAGFDAWAAANLVSLLEEQREATNRLPHDRQLVVERFRDELGDWRLVVHSPYGTPVHAPWALMVNARLRERYGVDAQAMAADDGIVVRIPETDQDPPGAELIAFDPDEVEQLVTTEVGGSALFASRFRECAARALLLPRRDPGRRSPLWQQRQRSAQLLEVAARYPSFPIVLETVREVLQDVYDVPALVTLQRRIAERRVSLVDVATTRPSPFAQSLLFGYVAAFMYEGDSPLAERRAAALTLDQGLLAELLGRAELRELLDPAALAEVEAELQRLRHPGLDDRRARDAEGLVDLLRLLGPLSTAETAERATFDVDEPLERLVESRRVVRVRIAGEERWAVVEDVARLRDGLGVPVPPGTPETFTEPVEDPLGDLVGRFARTHGPFTTADVAARLGLGSAVVHQTLVRLAAHGRVLEGEFRPTGTGSEWCDAEVLRRLRRRSLARLRHEVEPVEPATLGRFLPAWQHVAAGASAGRGLRGVDGVLAVVEQLAGCPVPASAWESLVLPARVADYQPAYLDELTATGEVLWAGHGSLPGSDGWVSLHLTDSADLTLPAPDPDADLSTLHRAVLEALDGGGAFFFRQLEAAVRRSDASGGTTDPELSQALWDLVWWGRVGNDTLAPLRALTRGGGAHRGRRSPPRARLGRPGRPGRTPMPVRGGPPEAAGRWFLLPEVEPDPTRRSHAAAESLLERHGVVTRGAVTSERTPGGFAAAYKVLAAFEDAGRCRRGYFVEGLGAAQFGSAGAIDRLRTFTPPAAGTKAVAVTLAATDPANPYGAALPWPGRTAGHRPGRKAGALVVLVDGALALYVERGGRSLLTFVSTVSAPSVEEDTLAVAIDALGTAVRRGALGRLTVEKADGSSVLGESSAALRQALEDAGFVVTPRGLRLRG from the coding sequence GTGGACGACGCACTGGCCCGATTCGGGGCTCCCACGCGGGCCTGGTTCGAGGCTGCGTTCGCCCGGCCCACCTCCGCCCAGGCGGGTGCCTGGTCGACGATCGCCGCGGGCCGCCACGCGCTGGTCGTCGCCCCGACCGGCTCGGGCAAGACGCTGTCGGCCTTTCTCTGGTCGCTGGACCGGCTCTTCCACGAACAGGTCCCCGACGAGCGCTCACGACGATGCCGGGTCCTCTACGTCTCCCCGTTGAAGGCACTCGCCGTCGACGTCGAGCGGAACCTCAGGGCGCCTCTCACCGGCATCCGGCACACCGCCGCCCGACTCGGCCTCGAGCTCCCCGAGGTGACCGTGGGGGTGCGCTCGGGCGACACCACGCCGACGGAGCGCCGACGGCTGCAGACCAGACCGCCGGACATCTTGATCACCACGCCGGAGTCGCTGTTCCTGATGCTCACCTCGGCCGCGCGCGAGTCGCTGCGCGGAGTCGAGACGGTGATCCTCGACGAGGTGCACGCCGTGGCCGGCAGCAAGCGCGGCGCCCACCTCGCGGTCTCGCTGGAACGGCTCGACGCCCTGCTCGACCGGCCGGCACAGCGCATCGGCCTGTCCGCCACGGTCCGTCCGGTGGAGGCGGTCGCGCGGTTCCTCGGCGGGACCGCGCCGGTGGAGGCCGTGGCGCCGCCGGCCGAGAAGCGTTGGGATCTCTCGGTGGTGGTGCCGGTCGAGGACATGACCGAGCTCGACGCGGCCCCCGACGGGAGTGACTCCGAGCGGGCCGGCTCGATCTGGCCGCATGTCGAGGAGCGTGTGGTCGACCTCATCGAGCAGCACCGGTCGACGATCGTCTTCGCGAACTCCCGCCGCCTCGCCGAGCGCCTCACCGCCCGGCTCAACGAGGTGCACGCCGAGCGACTCGGCGAGCCGACCGAGCTGATCGGCTCCCCCGGGCCCCCGGCCCAGGTGATGGCACAGTCGGGTACCTCGCAGGGTGCCGCCGGCGTGCTCGCGCGTGCGCACCACGGCTCGGTCTCCAAGGAGCAGCGGGCGGTGATCGAGGACGACCTCAAGCGCGGCCGGCTGCCGTGCGTCGTCGCCACCAGCAGCCTCGAGCTCGGCATCGACATGGGCGCGGTCGACCTCGTCGTCCAGATCGAGTCACCGCCCTCGGTCGCGAGCGCGCTGCAACGCGTCGGTCGGGCCGGTCACCAGGTCGGCGAGACGTCCCGTGGGGTGCTGTTCCCCAAGCACCGCGGCGATCTGGTGCCCACGGCGGTCACGGTCGAGCGGATGCGCACCGGTGCGATCGAGGCCCTCCGGGTGCCGGCCAACCCCCTCGACGTGCTCGCCCAGCAGGTCGTCGCGGCGACCGCGATGGACACGTGGGCGGCCGACGACCTCTTCGCCGTACTGCGTCGCTCGGCACCGTTCGCGACACTGCCGCGCAGCGCCTTCGACGCCACCCTCGACCTGCTCGCCGGGCGCTACCCCAGCGACGAGTTCGCCGAGCTGCGGCCGCGGATCGTCTGGGACCGGGTCACCGGTGCGCTGTCCGCCCGGCCCGGCGCCCAACGGCTCGCGGTGACCAGCGGTGGCACCATCCCGGACCGCGGGCTGTTCGGGGTCTTCCTGGTCGGGAGCGACTCAACCGGACCCGGACCCGGTCGGCGGGTCGGCGAGCTCGACGAGGAGATGGTCTATGAATCCCGGGTGGGCGACGTGTTCACCCTCGGCACCACCAGCTGGCGCATCGAGGACATCACCCACGACCGCGTGATGGTCTCCCCGGCGCCCGGGCAGCCTGGCCGGCTCCCGTTCTGGACCGGGGACTCGCTCGGTCGACCCGCGGAGCTGGGCGAGGCGATCGGCGCATTCGTCCGCGAGGTCGCCGCCATGGACCGGCCAGCGGCGGTGGCCCGAGCCCGCTCCGCCGGGTTCGATGCGTGGGCCGCCGCCAACCTGGTCAGCCTGCTCGAGGAGCAGCGAGAGGCCACCAACCGGCTGCCCCACGACCGTCAGCTGGTCGTGGAACGCTTCCGTGACGAGCTCGGGGACTGGCGGCTGGTGGTGCACTCGCCCTACGGCACGCCCGTGCACGCGCCCTGGGCGCTGATGGTCAACGCCCGGCTGCGCGAGCGGTACGGCGTGGACGCCCAGGCGATGGCGGCCGACGACGGCATCGTGGTGCGGATCCCCGAGACCGACCAGGACCCGCCCGGCGCCGAGCTGATCGCCTTCGACCCCGACGAGGTCGAGCAGCTCGTCACCACCGAGGTGGGGGGCTCGGCGCTGTTCGCCTCCCGGTTCCGCGAGTGCGCCGCCCGGGCGCTGCTGCTCCCCCGGCGCGACCCGGGTCGCCGCTCGCCACTGTGGCAGCAGCGTCAACGCAGCGCGCAGCTGCTCGAGGTGGCCGCCCGCTACCCGAGCTTCCCGATCGTGCTGGAGACGGTCCGCGAGGTGCTCCAGGACGTGTATGACGTGCCGGCGCTCGTCACGCTGCAGCGACGGATCGCGGAGCGGCGGGTCAGCCTCGTCGACGTCGCGACCACCCGTCCGTCGCCGTTCGCCCAGTCGCTGCTGTTCGGGTACGTCGCGGCATTCATGTACGAGGGGGACTCGCCCCTGGCCGAGCGCCGGGCGGCCGCTCTCACCCTCGACCAGGGCCTGCTCGCCGAGCTGCTCGGTCGCGCCGAGCTACGCGAGCTGCTCGACCCGGCGGCGCTGGCCGAGGTCGAGGCGGAGCTGCAGCGGCTGCGACACCCCGGACTCGACGACCGCCGCGCCCGCGACGCGGAGGGTCTGGTCGACCTGCTCCGGCTGCTCGGGCCGCTGAGCACCGCCGAGACCGCCGAGCGGGCGACCTTCGACGTCGACGAGCCGTTGGAGCGCCTGGTGGAGTCGCGTCGCGTCGTCCGGGTGCGCATCGCGGGCGAGGAGCGCTGGGCGGTGGTCGAGGACGTCGCCCGGTTGCGCGACGGCCTGGGCGTACCTGTGCCGCCGGGCACTCCGGAGACCTTCACCGAGCCCGTCGAGGACCCCTTGGGCGACCTGGTCGGCCGGTTTGCCCGCACACACGGACCCTTCACGACGGCGGACGTCGCGGCACGCCTCGGGCTCGGGTCCGCGGTCGTCCACCAGACCCTGGTCCGGCTGGCAGCGCACGGGCGGGTCCTCGAGGGCGAGTTCCGCCCCACCGGGACCGGGTCGGAGTGGTGTGACGCCGAGGTGCTGCGCCGGCTGCGCCGCCGGTCGCTGGCCCGGCTGCGGCATGAGGTCGAGCCGGTCGAGCCGGCCACCCTCGGCCGGTTCCTGCCGGCCTGGCAGCACGTGGCAGCGGGCGCGTCGGCCGGCCGTGGGCTCCGTGGCGTCGACGGCGTTCTGGCGGTGGTCGAGCAGCTCGCCGGCTGCCCGGTGCCGGCCAGCGCCTGGGAGTCCCTGGTCCTACCGGCGCGGGTCGCCGACTACCAGCCGGCCTACCTCGACGAGCTGACCGCGACCGGGGAGGTGCTCTGGGCCGGGCACGGCTCGCTGCCCGGCTCCGATGGATGGGTGTCACTGCATCTGACGGACTCCGCGGATCTGACCCTGCCGGCACCCGACCCGGACGCCGATCTCAGCACCCTGCACCGGGCGGTGCTCGAGGCGCTGGACGGAGGTGGGGCGTTCTTCTTCCGCCAGCTGGAGGCCGCCGTACGCCGCAGCGACGCCTCGGGCGGAACCACCGACCCCGAGCTGTCGCAGGCCTTGTGGGACCTGGTCTGGTGGGGCCGGGTCGGCAACGACACGCTCGCCCCGCTGCGTGCGCTCACCCGGGGCGGCGGTGCGCACCGCGGTCGGCGCAGCCCGCCGCGCGCCCGGCTGGGCCGGCCCGGGCGGCCCGGGCGGACGCCGATGCCGGTCCGCGGTGGACCTCCCGAGGCCGCCGGGCGCTGGTTCCTGCTGCCCGAGGTCGAGCCCGACCCGACCCGACGCAGCCACGCAGCCGCGGAGTCGCTCCTCGAACGGCACGGCGTGGTGACCCGCGGCGCAGTGACCAGCGAACGCACCCCGGGAGGCTTCGCCGCGGCGTACAAGGTGCTCGCCGCCTTCGAGGACGCCGGACGGTGCCGACGCGGCTACTTCGTCGAGGGACTCGGCGCCGCCCAGTTCGGCTCCGCGGGTGCGATCGACCGGCTGCGCACCTTCACGCCGCCCGCGGCCGGCACCAAGGCGGTCGCGGTCACGCTGGCGGCCACCGACCCCGCGAACCCCTACGGCGCCGCACTCCCCTGGCCCGGGCGCACGGCGGGCCACCGTCCGGGCCGGAAGGCCGGCGCCCTCGTCGTGCTCGTCGACGGCGCCCTGGCGCTCTACGTCGAGCGTGGAGGGCGGTCGCTGCTCACCTTTGTCTCGACCGTTTCCGCACCGAGTGTGGAGGAGGACACCCTCGCGGTCGCGATCGATGCCCTCGGCACCGCCGTACGTCGCGGCGCGCTCGGCCGCCTCACCGTTGAGAAGGCGGACGGGTCGAGCGTCCTCGGTGAGTCCTCGGCGGCGCTGCGGCAGGCACTCGAGGACGCCGGTTTCGTGGTGACCCCGCGGGGGCTGCGGCTGCGCGGCTGA